A region from the uncultured Draconibacterium sp. genome encodes:
- a CDS encoding PAS domain S-box protein: protein MTNQAHQKINHLHKIIDTTREIDRLVFSERDPESIINKTCEILVHTRGYHLAWIALFNDQNQITSFAGAGTDAETDHIKKQLQNKELTGKLLAGITGLKQGIAKDLPQELLANINPKEWTTFFAPITDEKQVHGLLCAAIPKKEARHPKEEITFIDITHNIGFALGKLYQDAELATSEIRYRNLINSLNDALFILQDGEIKFVNQSLCILSGYSKEELLGQDFTKFVAPEERAKVKEIHAKRLHGDEKQLNYESVALTKPGHLVPVEVTVVSTSFDDRPALQVMLHDNSELKKTLEKLKEREAHFRFLSEASFEGIIIHDNGKILEINETLLRITGYSREELIGKNLLSDFILEKDWPKVLESLQKDIPKPFVVSARKKDGTIGYAEIEARSIPFKGKNVRIAAVRDISERYFLQEAVKESREQLNRLLDNLPGVAYNCKNNKSWSMNFMSEGCFSLFGYHPKELTNGTIRYDDLIHPDDKKYVWNTIQKSITEKKSYELEYRIKTKNDTEKWVWERGKAIYNDKEILLEGFISDITRRKTLERANEMLSKAIESSPASIVITDADGNIEYVNPFFEEKTGYHKAEVLGQNPRILKSGDQGEAFYKELWQTIKSGNIWVGELLNKKKNGECYWEQANISPIFDQQKRITQFIAVKEDITEKKQTLKELQEAKEKAEESDKLKSSFLANMSHEIRTPMNGILGFTELLKEPDLTTEQQHEFINVIQTSGERMLSTINDIIDISKIESGMVNLNMQDINLSALINELYVFFQPSMHKKGIDFKVNENNGVPVSLFHTDPDKLNSILTNLIRNAYKFTASGTIEFGYTLSEKYIHFYVHDTGVGIPQNRQQAIFDRFVQADVADSRVFEGSGLGLSITKSYTEMLNGSINLKSNVGEGTTFNVTLPMLITANETKVSDNSFQQNFSDLLNKKLKILIAEDDPVSIELLKLLVNEIAAETIIANNGHEAIELVKENPDLDLVLMDIKMPIIDGFTATEKIRAFNNNVKIIVQSAFAQPEDIRKAQKSGCNDFVSKPIHKHRLFESIQKIFS, encoded by the coding sequence ATGACAAACCAGGCTCATCAAAAAATTAACCACCTCCATAAAATTATCGATACCACTCGTGAAATTGATCGATTAGTATTTTCAGAAAGAGATCCGGAATCAATAATCAATAAAACCTGTGAGATCCTGGTTCACACCCGTGGTTACCATTTAGCATGGATTGCCCTTTTTAACGACCAAAATCAAATAACATCCTTTGCAGGTGCCGGTACCGATGCAGAAACAGACCACATTAAGAAACAGCTTCAAAACAAAGAACTTACCGGTAAATTATTGGCAGGCATTACAGGCTTAAAGCAAGGTATTGCCAAAGATTTGCCGCAAGAACTTCTTGCAAACATAAACCCAAAAGAGTGGACAACTTTTTTTGCGCCTATTACCGATGAAAAACAAGTACATGGCCTACTATGTGCTGCCATTCCAAAAAAAGAAGCCAGACATCCTAAAGAGGAAATTACCTTTATTGATATCACCCACAATATTGGTTTCGCCCTCGGAAAACTCTACCAGGATGCAGAGTTAGCCACCAGTGAAATACGCTACCGCAACCTGATTAACTCGCTAAACGATGCATTATTTATTTTACAGGATGGTGAGATAAAATTTGTTAACCAATCGCTCTGCATTTTATCAGGCTATTCAAAAGAAGAGCTTCTGGGACAAGATTTTACTAAATTTGTTGCCCCCGAAGAAAGAGCAAAAGTTAAAGAAATTCACGCCAAAAGACTACATGGCGATGAAAAACAATTGAACTACGAATCGGTGGCCCTAACAAAACCCGGGCATTTGGTGCCTGTAGAAGTTACCGTAGTTAGCACCAGTTTCGATGATCGCCCGGCACTGCAGGTGATGCTTCATGATAACTCGGAATTAAAAAAAACGCTCGAAAAGCTAAAGGAAAGGGAAGCCCACTTCAGGTTTCTGTCTGAAGCCTCATTTGAAGGTATTATTATACACGATAATGGAAAGATTCTTGAAATAAACGAAACCTTGCTGCGTATTACAGGCTATTCACGCGAAGAGCTTATTGGCAAAAATCTTTTATCAGATTTTATTCTCGAAAAAGATTGGCCAAAGGTATTAGAAAGTTTGCAAAAAGACATTCCCAAACCATTTGTGGTTTCAGCACGAAAAAAAGACGGAACCATTGGATACGCTGAGATAGAAGCACGCAGCATTCCTTTTAAAGGGAAAAATGTTAGAATTGCTGCAGTTCGCGATATATCAGAACGCTATTTTCTTCAGGAAGCTGTAAAAGAAAGCAGGGAACAATTGAACCGCCTGCTCGATAATCTGCCCGGGGTTGCATACAATTGCAAAAACAACAAAAGCTGGAGCATGAATTTTATGAGCGAAGGATGCTTTAGCCTGTTTGGATATCATCCGAAAGAATTAACAAATGGCACAATAAGATATGATGACCTCATTCATCCGGATGATAAAAAATATGTTTGGAATACGATTCAAAAATCAATTACTGAAAAAAAGTCTTATGAGCTTGAGTACCGCATAAAAACTAAAAACGATACCGAGAAATGGGTTTGGGAAAGGGGCAAAGCAATATACAACGATAAGGAAATTTTGCTCGAAGGATTTATTAGCGATATTACCAGAAGAAAAACGCTTGAACGTGCCAACGAAATGTTATCGAAGGCAATAGAATCGAGCCCCGCCAGTATTGTTATTACCGATGCTGATGGTAACATCGAATATGTAAACCCATTTTTTGAAGAAAAAACAGGTTACCATAAGGCTGAGGTACTTGGCCAAAACCCAAGAATTTTAAAATCAGGCGATCAAGGTGAAGCCTTTTATAAGGAATTGTGGCAAACCATAAAATCAGGAAACATTTGGGTTGGTGAGCTTTTAAACAAGAAAAAAAACGGAGAATGCTACTGGGAGCAAGCCAACATATCGCCAATTTTCGACCAGCAAAAACGGATTACACAATTTATTGCCGTTAAAGAAGACATTACCGAAAAAAAACAAACCTTAAAAGAGCTTCAGGAAGCCAAAGAAAAAGCAGAGGAAAGCGATAAGTTAAAATCTTCGTTTTTAGCCAACATGAGCCACGAGATACGCACCCCAATGAATGGCATTCTTGGCTTTACCGAACTATTGAAAGAGCCTGACCTGACTACAGAGCAGCAACATGAATTTATTAATGTAATTCAAACCAGTGGCGAGCGTATGCTAAGCACAATTAACGATATTATTGACATATCGAAAATTGAATCGGGCATGGTAAACCTGAATATGCAAGACATTAACCTCTCGGCATTAATCAACGAGCTTTATGTGTTTTTTCAACCATCAATGCACAAAAAAGGGATTGATTTTAAGGTAAATGAAAATAACGGTGTACCGGTTAGTCTTTTCCATACCGACCCAGACAAACTCAACTCGATTTTAACCAACCTGATTAGAAATGCGTATAAATTTACCGCTTCCGGAACAATAGAGTTTGGTTATACATTAAGTGAGAAATATATTCATTTTTACGTACACGACACAGGAGTGGGCATACCACAAAACCGTCAGCAAGCCATATTCGATCGGTTTGTACAGGCAGATGTGGCCGATTCAAGAGTTTTTGAAGGCTCAGGCTTAGGACTTTCAATTACAAAATCGTACACCGAAATGCTTAACGGAAGTATAAATTTAAAGTCGAATGTTGGAGAAGGCACTACCTTTAATGTTACCTTGCCCATGCTAATTACAGCCAACGAAACAAAAGTTTCAGACAACAGCTTTCAACAAAATTTCAGCGATTTACTTAATAAAAAACTAAAGATACTAATAGCAGAAGACGACCCGGTATCAATTGAACTGTTGAAACTATTGGTTAACGAAATTGCAGCAGAAACAATAATCGCGAATAATGGGCACGAAGCCATTGAACTGGTAAAAGAAAATCCTGACCTCGATCTGGTTCTGATGGATATAAAAATGCCAATAATTGATGGATTTACAGCTACTGAAAAAATCAGAGCCTTTAACAATAACGTAAAAATTATTGTCCAATCAGCATTTGCTCAGCCCGAAGATATTCGAAAAGCTCAAAAATCAGGTTGCAACGATTTTGTTTCGAAACCAATTCATAAACACCGCCTTTTTGAATCTATTCAAAAAATATTTAGTTGA
- a CDS encoding transketolase, with the protein MSKSIEVRAADNVRILAAAMVEKAKSGHPGGAMGGADFVNILYSEFLNYDPSDMTWSNRDRFFLDPGHMSPMLYGILALAGFYSMEDVANFRQWGSVTPGHPEVDVERGVENTSGPLGQGHVMAVGAAIAERFLVARFGEWMAHKTYAFISDGGIQEEISQGAGRIAGHLGLSNLIMFYDSNDIQLSTETEEVTTEDTAKKYEAWGWKVVTIAGNDADAIRTALKEAQTETEKPTLIIGKTIMGKGAVTEEGASFESQCSTHGQPLSGAGASFAKTIENLGGDPENPFVIFDDVKELYEKRKAELIAAAAAKKEEQSKWAAANPELAAKLTAFFANEIPEIDYSKIEQKAGVATRGASAAVLSVFANEVENMVVSSADLSNSDKTDGFLKNTTAFQKGDFSGQFLQAGVCELTMAAIMNGMALHGGVIPACGTFFVFSDYMKPAARIAALQELPVKYIWTHDAFRVGEDGPTHQPVEQEAQIRLMEKLQNHSHKNSMLVLRPADGNETTVAWAMAMENTDTPTALILSRQGIKDVTTYETAQGAKKGAYILQDCEGTPDVILLASGSEVSTLVAGAELLAKDGVKSRIVSVPSEGLFRTQSAAYQAEVLPAGVTKFGLTAGLPVTLEGLVGPDGKVFGLESFGFSAPAGVLDNKLGYTGENVYNQVKELLA; encoded by the coding sequence ATGAGCAAAAGTATTGAAGTAAGAGCAGCTGATAATGTTCGAATATTAGCTGCAGCAATGGTTGAAAAAGCCAAATCGGGCCACCCAGGAGGAGCAATGGGTGGAGCAGATTTTGTCAACATTCTTTATTCCGAATTCTTGAATTACGACCCATCAGACATGACATGGAGTAACCGTGATCGTTTTTTCCTTGATCCGGGACACATGTCTCCAATGCTTTACGGCATTTTAGCACTGGCAGGTTTTTATAGTATGGAAGATGTTGCCAATTTTCGTCAGTGGGGAAGTGTAACACCCGGCCACCCCGAAGTTGATGTTGAACGCGGTGTTGAAAACACATCAGGTCCGCTCGGACAAGGACACGTTATGGCGGTTGGTGCTGCCATTGCCGAACGTTTTTTGGTAGCCCGCTTTGGCGAGTGGATGGCACACAAAACATATGCATTTATTTCTGACGGTGGTATTCAGGAAGAAATTTCGCAGGGTGCAGGTCGAATTGCCGGTCACCTGGGATTAAGCAACCTGATTATGTTCTACGATTCAAACGACATTCAGCTGTCGACAGAAACCGAAGAAGTTACTACTGAAGATACTGCAAAAAAATACGAAGCCTGGGGCTGGAAAGTTGTTACCATCGCCGGTAACGATGCCGATGCCATTCGTACAGCATTAAAAGAAGCACAAACCGAAACAGAAAAGCCAACTCTTATTATTGGTAAAACAATAATGGGTAAAGGTGCGGTTACTGAAGAAGGAGCAAGTTTCGAAAGTCAATGCTCTACACACGGCCAGCCTTTAAGTGGCGCGGGAGCATCGTTTGCTAAAACCATCGAAAATCTGGGTGGCGATCCGGAAAACCCATTTGTAATTTTTGATGATGTTAAAGAACTTTACGAGAAACGTAAAGCAGAATTAATTGCAGCGGCAGCGGCAAAAAAAGAAGAGCAATCAAAATGGGCTGCTGCCAATCCTGAATTAGCAGCAAAACTTACAGCTTTCTTTGCCAACGAAATTCCTGAAATTGATTACAGCAAAATAGAACAAAAAGCAGGTGTTGCTACACGTGGTGCCTCTGCAGCTGTACTTTCGGTATTTGCCAACGAAGTTGAAAACATGGTGGTTTCATCAGCCGACCTTTCAAATTCTGATAAAACCGACGGTTTCTTAAAAAATACAACAGCCTTTCAAAAAGGTGATTTTAGCGGACAATTTTTACAAGCTGGCGTTTGCGAGCTAACAATGGCTGCTATAATGAACGGTATGGCACTGCACGGTGGTGTAATTCCGGCATGTGGAACTTTCTTTGTATTCAGCGATTACATGAAGCCGGCAGCTCGTATTGCAGCCTTGCAAGAACTTCCGGTTAAATACATCTGGACACACGATGCTTTCCGTGTAGGAGAAGACGGACCAACCCACCAGCCGGTTGAGCAGGAAGCTCAAATACGTTTGATGGAGAAATTGCAAAACCACAGCCACAAAAACTCGATGTTGGTGCTTCGTCCTGCCGATGGCAATGAAACAACAGTAGCCTGGGCTATGGCTATGGAAAATACCGATACACCAACGGCGCTTATCCTGTCGCGACAAGGCATAAAAGACGTAACGACTTACGAGACAGCCCAGGGAGCCAAAAAAGGAGCGTATATCCTTCAGGATTGCGAAGGTACACCCGATGTAATTCTTCTGGCAAGTGGTTCAGAAGTGAGCACCCTGGTTGCCGGAGCCGAATTACTGGCAAAAGATGGCGTAAAAAGCCGCATTGTATCGGTTCCTTCAGAAGGTTTGTTCCGCACACAAAGTGCAGCATACCAGGCAGAAGTTTTACCTGCCGGTGTTACAAAATTTGGACTTACTGCCGGATTACCTGTAACCCTGGAAGGACTTGTAGGACCTGATGGAAAAGTTTTCGGTCTTGAGTCATTCGGATTCTCTGCTCCGGCTGGAGTTTTGGATAACAAACTTGGTTACACCGGAGAAAATGTGTACAACCAGGTAAAAGAACTATTAGCGTAA
- a CDS encoding phosphoglycerate dehydrogenase translates to MFKIQTLNKIDPDGLKLFPLDNYEIASELPNPDAIVLRSFKMHDMELPSSLKAVARAGAGVNNIPIDKCTDKGIVVFNTPGANANGVKEAVIAGMLMASRDYIGATNWAKTLIGKGDEVPALVEQGKKNFAGEEIKGKTLAVIGLGAIGVLAANAASALRMNVIGYDPYMSVKHALKLSREVKVVEGIQVLLQQADFITINIPLLPDTKGYINKDKFAMMKDGVKILNFARGGLVNHTDLKEAIASGKVAKYITDFPDEDCLKMDNVISIPHLGASTKESETNCAIMAVEQMRDYLENGNIKNSVNFPAAELERNGGSRILIGNKNVPNMVSQISSVLAAEGLNIDNMLNKKRDDIAYNIIDVDSKQVEESVKEKLLAIDGIFMVRIINA, encoded by the coding sequence ATGTTTAAAATTCAAACTCTGAATAAGATTGACCCTGATGGTCTTAAACTTTTTCCGCTCGACAATTATGAAATAGCAAGCGAACTTCCTAATCCGGATGCCATCGTACTGCGCAGTTTTAAAATGCACGATATGGAATTGCCATCATCGTTAAAAGCAGTTGCCAGAGCCGGAGCAGGCGTAAACAATATCCCCATTGACAAGTGTACCGATAAAGGAATTGTGGTGTTTAATACACCCGGGGCTAATGCCAACGGAGTAAAAGAAGCTGTTATTGCCGGAATGTTAATGGCTTCGCGCGATTATATTGGAGCCACCAACTGGGCAAAAACGTTAATCGGGAAAGGCGATGAAGTTCCTGCGCTTGTTGAGCAGGGCAAGAAAAACTTTGCAGGAGAAGAAATAAAAGGAAAAACACTGGCGGTAATTGGTTTGGGAGCCATTGGCGTACTTGCAGCCAACGCAGCATCGGCCTTACGCATGAATGTTATTGGTTACGATCCATACATGTCGGTTAAGCATGCTTTAAAATTAAGTCGCGAAGTGAAAGTGGTTGAAGGCATTCAGGTACTGCTGCAACAAGCCGATTTTATCACCATAAACATCCCCTTGCTTCCCGACACAAAAGGCTACATCAATAAAGACAAGTTTGCCATGATGAAAGATGGCGTAAAAATACTGAACTTTGCCCGCGGAGGATTGGTAAATCATACCGACCTGAAAGAAGCAATTGCATCGGGAAAAGTAGCAAAATACATTACCGATTTCCCTGATGAAGATTGCCTTAAAATGGACAATGTGATTTCAATTCCTCACTTAGGAGCCTCAACTAAAGAATCGGAAACCAACTGCGCAATTATGGCCGTAGAGCAAATGCGCGACTACCTGGAGAACGGAAACATTAAGAATTCGGTTAACTTCCCTGCTGCCGAGTTGGAGCGTAACGGAGGAAGCCGTATTTTGATTGGAAATAAAAATGTACCTAATATGGTTAGTCAAATCTCAAGCGTTTTAGCTGCTGAAGGACTAAACATCGACAATATGCTCAACAAAAAACGCGACGACATCGCTTACAACATTATTGATGTTGATAGTAAGCAAGTTGAGGAAAGCGTAAAAGAAAAGCTTTTGGCTATCGATGGTATTTTTATGGTTCGCATCATAAATGCCTAA
- a CDS encoding Crp/Fnr family transcriptional regulator → MEDFYAQYNFLEPELLEEILQIAVRKKFNQHETLIREGQFISSFPLVLKGLIRVSRTSEAGNELLLYYLQAHEVCAMSLTCCMARQTSEVNAVAEEETVVLLIPVEMLDAWTTKYPLWKQYVMQTFQNRFRELINTLDAVAFLKLDERLVKYFVDRHNKSGEHTFSGTHQDLALQLNSSREVISRLLKKLENEGKVSLSRNFIDFSGLL, encoded by the coding sequence ATGGAAGATTTTTACGCACAATACAATTTTCTGGAACCGGAATTATTAGAAGAAATCTTACAAATTGCTGTTCGGAAGAAGTTTAACCAACACGAGACCTTAATTCGTGAAGGACAGTTTATTTCCAGTTTCCCACTGGTTCTCAAAGGCCTTATCCGGGTGTCGCGAACCAGCGAAGCAGGAAACGAACTGCTGTTGTATTATTTGCAGGCACACGAAGTGTGCGCCATGTCGTTAACCTGCTGTATGGCTCGCCAAACCAGCGAAGTAAACGCAGTTGCCGAAGAAGAAACCGTGGTACTTCTTATTCCTGTAGAAATGCTTGATGCCTGGACCACCAAATATCCCTTATGGAAACAATATGTGATGCAGACCTTTCAGAATCGTTTTCGCGAATTAATTAACACGCTGGATGCGGTGGCATTTTTAAAACTCGACGAACGTTTGGTTAAATATTTCGTCGACAGGCATAACAAATCAGGAGAACACACCTTTTCCGGCACACACCAGGATCTGGCTCTTCAACTCAATTCATCACGAGAAGTTATTTCTCGCCTCTTGAAAAAGCTGGAAAATGAAGGTAAAGTTTCGCTTTCAAGAAATTTTATTGATTTTTCGGGTCTTTTGTGA
- the dnaJ gene encoding molecular chaperone DnaJ yields MAKRDYYEVLEVGKDASADQIKKAYRKKAIQYHPDKNPGNQEAEEKFKEAAEAYEVLSNPEKKQRYDQFGHAGMSGAAGGGFSGGGFSDIEDIFSAFGDIFGGHFGGFGGFGGGGSRGRGGRRVSRGSDLRVKVKLSLQDIVNGVEKKIKVKKYVACQHCNGTGAKDGSSYSTCGTCGGAGQVTRVQNTLLGQMQTTSACPTCQGEGKMITDKCNHCAGEGVIREEEVINIKIPAGVGEGMQLNVSGKGNTGRRGGINGDLLVVITEDDNNELVRDGNNLIYNLFLSFPEITLGTTAEIPTVDGKVKVKIEAGTQPEKILRLRGKGIPDVNGYGRGDLLVRVHVWIPKKLSNEEKRALEKLQDSPGFQGGPSAQEKSFFEKMRDMFE; encoded by the coding sequence ATGGCGAAAAGAGACTATTACGAAGTATTGGAAGTAGGCAAAGATGCTTCAGCCGATCAGATAAAAAAGGCTTACCGCAAAAAAGCTATCCAATACCACCCCGATAAAAATCCGGGAAACCAGGAAGCAGAAGAGAAATTTAAGGAAGCTGCTGAAGCCTACGAGGTGCTTAGTAATCCCGAGAAAAAACAGCGCTACGACCAATTTGGCCATGCCGGAATGAGTGGTGCCGCAGGCGGAGGATTTAGTGGTGGTGGATTTTCAGATATTGAAGATATTTTCTCGGCATTTGGCGACATATTTGGCGGCCATTTTGGCGGATTTGGCGGATTTGGTGGCGGCGGCAGCCGTGGCCGTGGCGGGAGAAGAGTAAGCCGGGGGTCGGATTTACGCGTAAAAGTCAAGCTCAGCCTCCAGGATATTGTTAACGGCGTTGAGAAAAAAATAAAAGTAAAAAAATATGTGGCCTGTCAACATTGTAACGGAACAGGCGCAAAAGATGGCTCATCGTACTCAACCTGTGGCACTTGTGGTGGCGCAGGTCAGGTAACACGTGTACAAAACACCCTGCTTGGGCAAATGCAAACCACCTCGGCTTGCCCCACATGCCAGGGCGAAGGTAAAATGATTACCGACAAATGTAACCACTGTGCAGGCGAGGGCGTAATTCGTGAAGAGGAAGTTATAAATATTAAAATACCGGCAGGTGTTGGCGAAGGAATGCAGTTAAATGTTTCGGGAAAAGGAAATACCGGACGACGTGGCGGCATTAACGGCGACTTGCTGGTAGTTATTACCGAGGACGACAACAACGAGCTGGTACGCGACGGTAACAACTTAATTTACAACCTATTCCTTTCGTTCCCTGAAATTACACTGGGAACCACGGCCGAAATACCAACAGTTGACGGCAAGGTGAAAGTGAAAATTGAAGCCGGCACACAACCTGAAAAGATTTTAAGATTACGCGGAAAAGGCATTCCCGATGTTAACGGCTACGGACGTGGCGATTTGTTGGTTCGTGTACATGTTTGGATACCCAAAAAACTGAGTAACGAAGAAAAACGAGCCCTGGAAAAACTACAGGATTCTCCAGGTTTCCAGGGAGGACCATCTGCTCAGGAAAAGTCCTTTTTCGAGAAAATGCGCGACATGTTTGAATAG
- a CDS encoding nucleotide exchange factor GrpE produces MAEEKINQETEEVTDNASAPEDTATVQDENAEDKKGKKKKSKKDKKEEQLEELGQKLQEIQDKHLRLQAEFDNFRRRTLKEKADLIKSGGETVLVNILPVVDDFERALDSMKELAEDDAGKQGTILIYNKFQEFLKQNNVKEIEAQNEDFDVDLHEAITKIPAPNEELKGKVVDVIQKGYCLNEKVIRFAKVVIGE; encoded by the coding sequence ATGGCAGAGGAAAAAATAAATCAGGAAACTGAGGAAGTTACAGATAACGCTTCAGCACCAGAAGATACTGCAACAGTGCAGGATGAAAATGCAGAAGACAAGAAGGGGAAGAAGAAAAAATCTAAAAAAGATAAAAAAGAAGAACAACTGGAAGAGCTGGGTCAAAAGCTTCAGGAAATACAAGACAAACACCTTCGTTTGCAAGCCGAGTTTGATAATTTCAGAAGAAGAACCCTAAAAGAAAAGGCCGACCTGATTAAATCGGGCGGAGAAACAGTACTTGTAAATATTCTTCCGGTTGTTGATGACTTCGAACGTGCACTCGACTCGATGAAAGAACTGGCGGAAGACGATGCCGGAAAACAGGGTACAATTTTAATCTACAACAAGTTCCAGGAATTCCTAAAACAAAACAATGTAAAAGAAATAGAAGCCCAAAACGAAGATTTTGACGTAGACTTACACGAAGCCATTACAAAAATTCCTGCACCAAACGAGGAATTAAAAGGGAAAGTGGTTGATGTTATTCAGAAAGGTTATTGCTTAAATGAAAAGGTCATCCGATTTGCCAAAGTCGTAATCGGAGAATAA
- a CDS encoding TlpA disulfide reductase family protein codes for MKKVILLAAIIFMGTTFINAQQLGLNIGNKAPELIGTGPNGETIKLSDLQGKVVLIDFWASWCGPCRRENPTVVANYNKYKDAKFTNGKGFTVFGVSLDSSADSWKAAIEKDKLDWPSHICDFKKWNSKYRMVYQVRGIPDNYLIDENGVIIAKKLRGPALEAALKKYLK; via the coding sequence ATGAAGAAAGTTATTTTACTGGCAGCAATCATTTTTATGGGCACCACGTTTATAAATGCCCAGCAACTTGGTTTAAATATTGGCAACAAAGCACCCGAGCTAATCGGAACGGGGCCAAACGGCGAAACCATTAAACTATCTGATTTGCAAGGCAAAGTTGTATTAATCGACTTTTGGGCCAGCTGGTGTGGTCCTTGCCGAAGAGAAAACCCAACAGTTGTGGCCAACTACAATAAATACAAAGACGCCAAATTTACCAACGGCAAAGGTTTTACCGTATTTGGCGTATCGCTCGACAGCTCGGCCGATAGCTGGAAAGCAGCCATAGAAAAAGATAAACTGGACTGGCCTTCGCACATTTGCGATTTCAAAAAATGGAATTCGAAATACCGCATGGTTTACCAGGTACGAGGTATCCCCGACAACTATTTAATTGATGAAAACGGGGTTATCATCGCAAAAAAATTGCGCGGCCCGGCACTTGAAGCGGCACTAAAAAAATACCTGAAGTAG
- the murA gene encoding UDP-N-acetylglucosamine 1-carboxyvinyltransferase: MSTFKIEGGFQLKGDLEPQGAKNEALQIICATLLSPDETIIKNIPEIRDVLKLIEILKGLGVVVERLAKGHFSFNASQVDIDFLKSPEYAKQAAVLRGSIMIIGPLLARFGKGFIPQPGGDKIGRRRVDTHFIGLQKLGARFEFDRENKWYTVLADKLSGAYMLLDEASVTGTANIVMAAVLASGTTTIYNAACEPYLQQLCKMLVSMGAKISGIGSNLLTIEGVSSLKGCTHQILPDMIEVGSFIGLAAMTASEINIKNVGIEHLGIIPESFRRLGINVQQAGDDLLVKDTEHYEIESYIDGSIMTIADAPWPGLTPDLLSVFLVVATQAKGSVLIHQKMFESRLFFVDKLIDMGAQIILCDPHRATVIGLDRKHALRATKMVSPDIRAGIALLIAAMSAKGISTIDNIEQIDRGYENIDGRLNALGANISRM; this comes from the coding sequence ATGTCAACTTTCAAAATCGAAGGTGGTTTCCAATTAAAAGGAGACCTTGAACCACAAGGTGCTAAAAACGAAGCGCTCCAGATTATTTGCGCCACATTATTAAGTCCTGATGAAACGATTATAAAAAACATTCCGGAAATACGTGATGTTTTGAAACTAATTGAAATCTTAAAGGGATTGGGAGTTGTGGTAGAGCGCCTTGCCAAAGGCCATTTTAGTTTTAATGCATCGCAGGTTGATATCGATTTTTTAAAAAGCCCGGAGTATGCCAAACAGGCAGCTGTTTTGCGAGGATCTATAATGATTATTGGTCCGCTGCTAGCCCGTTTCGGGAAAGGTTTTATACCCCAACCGGGCGGCGATAAAATTGGTCGGCGCAGAGTTGATACCCATTTTATTGGTTTGCAAAAACTGGGCGCCCGCTTCGAATTCGATCGCGAAAACAAATGGTACACCGTTTTAGCCGACAAACTAAGCGGAGCATACATGCTACTGGACGAGGCTTCGGTTACCGGAACCGCAAATATTGTAATGGCTGCTGTTTTAGCCAGCGGTACAACAACAATTTATAACGCAGCCTGCGAACCCTATTTGCAGCAATTGTGCAAGATGCTGGTTTCTATGGGGGCAAAAATATCTGGCATTGGTTCTAATCTGCTTACTATTGAAGGAGTTTCCTCGTTAAAAGGATGTACCCATCAGATATTGCCCGATATGATTGAAGTTGGAAGTTTCATCGGCTTAGCTGCCATGACCGCTTCCGAGATCAACATTAAAAATGTAGGTATCGAACACCTCGGAATCATTCCGGAATCATTCAGAAGACTTGGCATTAACGTTCAACAGGCAGGCGACGACCTACTTGTAAAAGACACCGAACATTACGAAATTGAATCATATATCGATGGATCAATAATGACCATTGCTGATGCCCCATGGCCGGGTTTAACCCCCGACCTGCTAAGTGTTTTCCTGGTGGTTGCCACTCAAGCCAAAGGCAGTGTGCTTATTCACCAGAAAATGTTTGAAAGCCGCCTGTTTTTTGTCGACAAATTAATCGACATGGGTGCGCAGATCATTCTTTGCGATCCGCACCGGGCAACCGTTATTGGCCTCGACCGCAAACATGCCCTTCGAGCCACTAAAATGGTATCGCCCGATATACGTGCCGGTATTGCCCTGCTTATTGCTGCCATGTCGGCAAAAGGCATTAGCACTATCGACAACATCGAACAAATCGACCGTGGCTACGAGAATATCGATGGCAGACTAAATGCACTTGGAGCAAACATTTCAAGAATGTAA